From Pseudomonas sp. AN-1:
ACGGCGCCGCGGTGGTCGCCGCGATCCTCGGCGACGCCAAGCTGCGCGCCGAGTGGCAGACCGAGCTGGAGAGCATGCGCAAGCGCGTGCTGCGCCTGCGCCTGGGCCTGGTCGAGGCCCTGCAGCCGTTCGGCCTGGCCGAGCGCTTCGCCCACATCGCCGTGCAGCGCGGCATGTTCTCCTACACCGGCCTCAGCCCCGAGCAGGTGCGCCGCCTGCGCGAGGAGTCCAGCGTGTACATGGTCGGCAGCGGCCGCGCCAACGTCGCCGGCCTCGACGAGCAGCGCCTGGGCGAGCTTGCCGCGGCCATCGCCAAAGTCTGCTGAACGAAGGCTGCTGAAAACGAACGGGGCGCCGATTGGCGCCCCGTTTCTGTTTACCCTCCCCCTCAGCGGCGCGCCAGCGCCAGCTTCAGGCGATAGCCGCCCCAGATCAGCAGCAGCCACACCGGGATCGCATAGACCGACAGGTTGATCCCCGGGATCTGCAGCATCACCCCCAGGATCAGCAGCACGAAGGCCAGGCACAGGTAGTTGGCGAACGGATACCAGAACGCCGGGAAGCCCAGCTGCACGCCTTCGCGCACCTTGCTGGCGCGGAACTTGAGGTGCGAGTAGCTGATCATCGCCCAATTGATCACCAGCGCCGCCACCACCAGCGACATCAGGATCTCCAGCGCGCCCTTGGGCAGCAGGTAGTTGACCAGCACGCACAGCAGGGTGATCAGCGCCGACACGGCGATGGCCAGCACCGGCACGCCGCGCCTGTTGAGGCGCATGAACACCCGCGGGGCATCGCCCTGCTCGGCCAGGCCGTAGAGCATCCGGCTGTTGCAGTAGACGCCGCTGTTGTACACCGACAGCGCCGCGGTCAGCACCACGAAGTTGAGGATGTTCGCCGCCGCATCGCTGCCGATCAGCGCGAAGATCTTCACGAACGGGCTGCTGCTGTAGGGATCGCCGGCGGCGCTGAGGGTCTGCAGCAGCGCATCCCAGGGATACAGGCAGAGCAGCACGGTCAGCGCGCCGACGTAGAAGATCAGGATGCGGTAGACCACCTGGTTGATCGCCTTGGGAATCACCTTGCGCGGCTCGGCCGCCTCGGCGGCGGTGATGCCGACCAGCTCCAGGCCGCCGAAGGAGAACATGATGAAGGCCAGCGCCATCACCAGGCCGCCGACGCCGTTGGGGAAGAAGCCGCCGTGGGCCCACAGGTTGCTGACCGCGGCCTGCTCGCCGCCGGCGCCGCTCAGCAGCAGGTACAGGCCGAGGACGATCATGCCGATGATCGCCACCACCTTGATGATGGCGAACCAGAACTCGGCCTCGCCGAACATTTTCACGTTGGTCAGGTTGATCGCGTTGATCAGCACGAAGAACGCCGCCGCCGTGGCCCAGGTCGGCACCTCCGGCCACCAGAACTGGATGTACTTGCCCACCGCGGTCAGTTCGGCCATGCCCACCAGGATGTACAGCACCCAGTAGTTCCAGCCGGAGAGGAAGCCGGCGTAGCCGCCCCAGTACTTGTGGGCGAAGTGGCTGAACGAGCCGGCCACCGGCTCCTCGACGATCATCTCGCCGAGCTGGCGCATGATCAGGAAGGCGATGAAACCGGCGATGGCATAGCCGAGGATCATCGACGGCCCGGCGGTCTGCAGGACCCCGGCCGAACCGAGGAACAGGCCGGTGCCGATGGCGCCGCCCAGGGCGATCAGCTGGATGTGGCGGTTTTTCAGACTGCGCTGCAGCTCGCCCGAATGCGGGTGGGTGTCCATGGTCTGGCGTCCCTCAGGATGGAGATCGGCGCCGCAACGGCCTCGTGGGCCGACGCGCCGGAGTGATTCACGTCGGGTGAACGGGTTGCCTGCGCCTGCCGGCTACAAGCATGGTCGAGCGCGGCCGTTTTGCCATGGCCGGCGCAAGGGGCGCGCAGTATAGCGGCGCCCCGGAAATGACAGAACCCGGCGCGAGGCCGGGTTCCGGGGTTACCACGAAGGGGCGCAGGCTCAGCGCGCGGCGAGCTCCAGGCGCACGCGCGGCACGAACGCCTCGCCGAGCACGGCCAGGGCACCGATGGCGCCGGCGATCCAGTACCAGCGCTCCAGCGGGTCGAAGCCCAGCCAGCCGAGGGCGTGCAGGAACACCATGACGATCATCACCGGGCTGACGTAGCGCACCATGAACAGCCACAGGGCGTAGCCGGCATTGGGCAGCTGCAGCTCGTCGCGCATGATGTCGCTGCGCAGGCAGTAGCCGGCAAGGATCACCATCAGGATGCCGCCCAGGGGCATCATCCAGCGCGAGGTCACGTAGTCCAGGCCGTCGAACAGGGTGGTGCCGAACAGCTTCCACTCGGCGCCGACGTTGAACGACAGCATGGCCAGCAGGCTGATCACCAGCAGCACCACGCCCGAGCCGATGGCGGCGCGACCGCGGCTGATGCCGTGCTTCTCGTTGAGGTAGGCGACCACCGCCTCGATCATCGAGATGGCCGAGGTCAGCGCGGCGACCGAGACCATGGCGAAGAACAGCACGCCGAACACGGTGCCCAGCGGCATCTGCTGGAAGGCCAGCGGCAGGCTCATGAAGATCAGGCCGGGACCGGCGCTCGGGCTCATGCCGTTGGCGAAGATCACCGGGAAGATCGCCAGGCCGGCGAGCAGCGCCACGCAGGTGTCGGCGATGGCGACGACGATGGAGGTGCGGGTGATGGACTGGCCATCCGGCAGGTAGGAGCCGTAGGTCAGGATCGCGCCGGAAGCCAGGCTGAGGGTGAAGAAGGCGTGGCCCAAGGCGGCCAGCAGCGCTTCGCCGGTGATCTTCGAGGCGTCGAAGGTGAACAGGAAGTCGAAGCCCTGGCTGAAGCTGCCGCTGGTCCAGGAGTAGCCGACCAGCACCAGCAGCATCACCGCCAGGCCCGGCATCATCCAGCGGAAGGCCTTCTCGACGCCGGCCTGCACGCCCTTGCCGACGATCCAGATGGTCAGCAGGGACACCACGATGCTCCAGCCGCCCAGCTGCCAGGGATTGGCGTTGTGCGCCTCGAACACGCCGGCCAGCGCATCGACGCTGGTGGCGGCCAGGGAGCCGTCGACCATCTTCCACGTGTAGGCGAAGGCCCAGCCGGCCACCACCACGTAGAAGCAGAGGATCATGAAGCCGCAGAGCATGGCCATGCCGCCGACCGCCTTCCACAGCGGATGGCTGCCGTTCTCGCGGGCCACGCGGGCGATGGCATCGATGGGACTGCCGCGACCACGGCGGCCGAGGGCGATCTCGGTCATCATCACCGGGATGCCGATGGCGAGGATGCACGCCAGGTACATCAGCACGAAGGCGCCACCGCCGTATTCGCCGGTGATGTAGGGGAATTTCCAGATGTTGCCCAGGCCTACGGCCGAGCCGGTTGCAGCGAGGATGAAGCCCCAGCGGGATTGCCAGAGGTTCTTCGGTTTTTCACGGGACATGCGTCACCTGCTTGTTTTTATCGTGACGAGAAATCACCCGCCACGCTTGTGGTGTGGCGGCATTGGCAAGGCGGATACACCTTAGGTATCGAGGATCGGGATGGATCGGACTGCACCTCCGCTCAGGCACAAGGCCGTGGAGGGCGAGGCACGCTCGGCGCCATAGGGGATGCGCGACTGGCCGCTGGGGTCACATTCGCGACGCGGGGGGAATGCCGGATCGGGGTGAGAGCGTTCATGGCGCCTCCACTTGTTGTTGTTCTGCCGCACGCGGCGATGGGCGCATATCACCCTGTGCGCGCGGCGCGGACAAGAGCCGTCTGCGGCCACGGAGGCGGCGCCAGCCGGGCAAAGTGGCAGCTTTTCCTTACAGATCCGGGAAGCTGCGCCGAATCAGCCTCCCACAGCTCGCCGCGTAACGAATCTGTTACAGACGACTCACCCCGTCACGCTCACGCCCATCGCCCCGGCCAGCATCTCGCTGCAGCAGATACCTGACAGGCGGCGTTATTCGAGCGAAAGTAGGGAAAAGGCCTATTCCCGTCGGGACGCTCCCGTCCGGACACGACAAGAGCCTGGGGAGGCGTTCTTGATTCAGTTCCTGCTCAACCGCGAGCCGTGCCGCATCGAGCGGCTCGACCCGAATCTCACCGTGCTGCGCTGGCTGCGCGAACAGCGCCGGCGCACCGGCAGCAAGGAAGGCTGCGCCTCGGGCGACTGCGGCGCCTGCAGCGTGGTGATCGGCGAGCGGGTAGTGGACGACACCGGCTTCGAACGCCTGCGCTACCGGGCGATCAACGCCTGCATCACCCTGCTGGCCAGCCTGCACGGCAAGCAGCTGCTGACCGTCGAGGACCTGCAGCAGGGCGAGCACCTGCATCCGGTGCAGCGGGCGCTGGTCGACTGCCACGCCTCGCAGTGCGGTTTCTGCACCCCCGGCATCGTCATGTCGCTGTTCGCCCAGTACAAGAGCGCCGCCGGCTTCGAGCCCGAGCAGGCCTGTTCTGCACTGGCCGGCAACCTGTGCCGCTGCACCGGCTACCGGCCGATCCTGGCCGCTGCCGAGCAGGCCCTCGGCCAGGGCGGCGCGGACCAGTTCAGCGCCCACGAGGCGGACATCCTCGCCCAACTGGCGGCCATCGGCGCGCAGGACTCGGCCGAACTGGAGGGCGACGGCGCGCGCTGCCGGCTGCCGCGCGACCTCGACGAACTGGCCACTCTGTACGCGGCCAATCCCGAGGCGCGCCTGCTGGCCGGCGGTACCGACCTGGTGCTGGAGATCACCCAGCAGCACCGCCACCTGCCGCTCATCATCCACCTCGGCCAGGTCGAGGAGCTGAGGACCATCGTCGTCGACGAGGCCGCCCTCGACATCGGCGCTGCGGTGCCGCTGAGCGACTGCGCGCCGCTGCTGGCCGCCGACTACCCCGACTTCGGCGCCCTGCTCGGCCACTTCGCCTCCACGCAGATCCGCAACCAGGCCACCCTCGGCGGCAACCTCGGCAATGCCTCGCCGGTCGGCGACTGTGCACCGCTGCTGATCGCCCTCGGCGCCAGCCTGCTGCTGCGCCAGGGCCAGCGGCGGCGGATGCTGGCGCTGGAGGACTTCTTCCTCGACTACCGGGTCACCGCGCTGGAGCCCGGCGAGTTCATCGAGCGCATCCTGGTGCCGCGCCCGCAGGCGGACCAGCTGTTCCGCGCCTTCAAGGTTTCCAAGCGCCGCGACGACGACATCTCCGCGGTGTGCGCCGCCGTCCACCTGCAGATCGACGGCGGCCTGGTGCGCGAGGCGCGCATCGCCTTCGGCGGCATGGCGGCGATCCCCAAGCGGGGGAGCCTCTGCGAGCAGGCGCTGCTCGGCCATCCGTGGAGCGAGACGGCGGTGGAGCGCGCCGCTACCGCGCTGGAGCAGGACTTCGCCCCGCTCGACGACCTGCGCGCCAGCCGCGCCTACCGCCTGCGCGTGGCACAGAACCTGCTGCGCAAAGCCTGGCTCGAAACCAGCCAACCCGACCTGCCGACCCGGGTGACCGACCATGTCTGACTCCCCCGCCTTCGACCCGCAAGCCGAGTTCCGCTCCGCCCTGCACAGCGGCGTCGGCCAGCCGGTGCCCCACGAGAGCGCCACCCGCCACGTGAGCGGCGCGGCGCAGTACGTCGACGACCGCCTGGAGTTCCCCAACCAGCTGCACGTCTACGCGCGCCTGTCCGACCGCCCGCACGCGCGCATCCTCGGCATCGACACCGCGCCCTGTTACACGGTGCCCGGCGTGGCCATCGTCATCACCAGCCAGGACGTGCCCGGCGCGCTGGACATCGGCGCGGTGCTGCCGGGCGATCCGCTACTGGCCGAGGGCGTGGTGGAGTACGTCGGCCAGCCGGTGCTGGCGGTGGCCGCCGACAGTCTGGAGGCGGCGCGCGCGGCGGCCGCCCTGGCGCGGATCGACTACGAGGACCTGGAGCCGCTGCTGGATATCGAGGAGGCGCTGCGCCGCCAGCAGTTCGTCGCCCCCAGCCACACCCAGCAGCGCGGCGACGCCGAGGCGGCGCTGGCCAACGCGCCGCACAGGCTCGCCGGCCGCCTGCGCAGCGGCGGCCAGGAGCACTTCTACCTGGAAACCCAGGCCTGCGCGGTGCTGCCGACCGAGGATGGCGGCATGCTGGTCCACAGCTCGACGCAGAATCCCAGCGAGATCCAGAAACTGGTCGCCCGGGTGCTCGGCGTGGCGCTGCACAAGGTCGAAGTGGACACCCGGCGCATGGGCGGCGGCTTCGGCGGCAAGGAGACCCAGGCCGCCGGCCCGGCCTGCCTGTGCGCGGTGATCGCCCGCCTCACCGGACGGCCGGTGAAGATGCGCCTGCCGCGCCGCGAGGACATGCTGATGACCGGCAAGCGCCACCCCTTCCTCAGCGACTACGAGGTCGGCTTCGACGCCGATGGCCGCCTGCACGGCGTGCGCATCGAGCTGGCCGCCGACTGCGGCTACTCGCCGGACCTGTCCAGCGCCATCGTCGACCGCGCCATGTTCCACGCCGACAACGCCTACTACCTGGGCGATGCCCAGGTCACCGGCCACCGCTGCCGCACCAACCATGCCTCCAACACCGCCTTCCGCGGCTTCGGCGGCCCGCAGGGCATGCTGGTCATCGAGGAGATCATCGAGCGCATCGCCCGCCAGCTCGGCCTCGACCCTCTGGCGGTGCGCAAGCGCAACTACTACGACACGGACAGTCGCAACGTCACCCACTACCACCAGACCGTCGAGCACAACGTGCTCCACGAAATGACCGCGGAGCTGGAGGCGAGCTGCGAGTACGCCCGCCGGCGCGCCGAGATCCGCGCCTTCAACGAGCGCAGTCCGGTGCTGAAGAAGGGCCTGGCGCTGACCCCGGTGAAGTTCGGCATCAGCTTCACCAGCAGCTTCCTCAACCAGGCCGGCGCGCTGGTGCACGTCTACACCGACGGCAGCATCCACCTCAACCACGGCGGCACCGAGATGGGCCAGGGCCTCAACACCAAGGTTGCCCAGGTGGTCGCCGAGGTGTTCCAGGTGGAGATCGGGCGCATCCAGATCACTGCCACCAATACCGCCAAGGTGCCCAACACCTCGCCCACCGCCGCCTCCAGCGGCGCCGACCTCAACGGCAAGGCCGCCCAGGCCGCGGCGCTGACCATCCGCCAGCGCCTGGTGGAGTTCGCGGCCAGGCACTGGCAGGAGCCCGAGGAGGCCATCGAGTTCCGGGGCGGGCGGGTGCGCGTCGGCGCGCTGGAGATCGAGCTCGCCGAGCTGGCCCGGGCAGCGCACATGGGCCAGGTGTCGCTGTCGGCCACCGGCTTCTACCGCACGCCGAAGATCCACTACGACCGCGAGCAGGCGCGCGGCCGCCCCTTCTACTACTTCGCCTTCGGCGTGGCCTGCGCCGAGGTGGTCATCGACACCCTGACCGGCGAGCACCGCCTGCTGCGCGCCGACATCCTCCACGACGTCGGCGCCTCGCTGAACCCGGCCATCGACATCGGCCAGGTGGAAGGCGGCTTCGTCCAGAGCATGGGCTGGCTGACCTGCGAGGAACTGGTGTGGGACGAGCGCGGCCGCCTGCTCACCGCCGGCCCATCCACCTACAAGATCCCCACCGCCGGCGACGTGCCGGCCGACCTGCGGGTGAAGCTGGTGGAGAACCGCCGCAACCCCGAGGACACCGTGTTCCACTCCAAGGCGGTCGGCGAGCCGCCGTTCATGCTCGGCATCTCGGTGTGGTGCGCGATCAAGGACGCCATCGCCAGCCTCGCCGACTACTGTCTGCACGCCGAGCTGGACGCCCCGGCCACGCCGGAGCGGGTGCTGTGGGCCATCGAGAAAATCAGGGAGGCGCGCCCATGAACGGCTGGATCGACGCCCTCGCCGAACTGCACCGGCGCGGCGAGCCGTGCGTGCTGGTGACCGTGGTCGAGGAGCGCGGCTCCACCCCGCGCAGCGCCGGAGCGAAGATGCTGGTATCCGGCGAGCGCGCCTGGGACAGCATCGGCGGCGGGCACCTGGAATACCGCGCCATGCAGATCGCCCGCGACATGCTGGAGCGCAGCGCGCAGGCGCCTCAGCTGGAACGCTTCAGCCTCGGCGCCAGCCTCGGCCAGTGCTGCGGCGGCGCCACCCTGCTGCTGTTCGAGCCACTCGGCCAGCCGCGGGCACGCATCGCCCTGTTCGGCGCCGGCCACGTCGGCCGCGCCCTCGCCCCGCTGCTCGCCGCCCTGCCCTGTCAGCTGCGCTGGATCGACGCGCGCGAGGGCGAGTTCCCCGCCGAAATCCCGCCCGGGGTCGAACGGGTGGTCAACGACGAGCCGCTCGAGGAAGTCGAGCGCATGCCGCCGGGCAGCCACTTCATCGTCATGACCCACGACCACGCCCTCGACCTGGCGCTCGCCGAGGCCATCCTGCGCCGCGGCGACTTCGCCTGGTGCGGCCTGATCGGCTCGCAGACCAAGCGCGCCCGCTTCGAGCACCGCCTGCGCGAGCGCGGCATCGCCGCCGGGCCGCTCGCGCGCCTGCGCTGCCCGATCGGCCTGCCCCAGGTGCAGGGCAAGCTGCCGATGGAGATCGCCATCGCCGTGGCCGGCGAGATCATCGCCAGCTACAACGGCGAACAGCGCAGCGGACTCACGCTGCCGGTGCGGGCCGAGGAACATCCCGCGTAGGATGCGCGCTACAGATCGTCCCAGTGCGGGCTGTCATAGTCCTCGTCCGGCACTTCCTCGTCGTCGGGGTCCAGCTCGTCGCGGTCGCCAGCCGCATCCTCGTCGTCGAAGTCGCCTTCGTCGTCGAACAGCTGCGAAAGCTCCTCGTCGTTGTCGAGGTACTGGTCGTGCTCCGGCTCGTAGCCGTCCGCATCGAAGTCGTCCTGCATGATCGCTCCTGTGCATCCCGATATAGAGGGGCGGCCTGTATACGCAGCGGCCCCGCTGACGTCAATCCGGGCAACGGGGTTCCCATGCGGCGCCCCGGCCACCATCATGAGCGTAGTGCCACCACCAAGGACTGCCCCCATGCACGCCTACCGCGCCGCCCTGCTGCACTGCCTGGCCGACCCGTGCGAGGTCGGCGACGCCGCCTGCCAGTACTTCGCCGACGGCCTGCTGGTCGTCGCGGCCGGCAAGGTGGCGCAGATCGGCGATGCGGCCGAACTGCTTCCCCAGCTCCCGGCCGGCGTGCCGGTCAGCGAATACCGCGACGCGCTGATCGTTCCCGGCTTCGTCGACACCCACATCCACTTCCCGCAGGTCGGAGTGATCGGCTCCTGTGGCGCCCAGTTGCTCGACTGGCTGCAGACCTACACCTTCCCCGCCGAGGCGCGCTTCGCCGATCCGCAGCACGCCCGCGAGCAGGCGGCGTTCTTCCTGCAAGAGCTGCTGCGCAACGGCACCACCACCGCGCTGGTGTTCTGCACCGTGCACCCGCAGTCGGTGGACGCCTTCTTCGTCGAGGCCGAGCGGCTCGGCCTGCGCATGATCGCCGGCAAGGTGCTGATGGACCGCAACGCCCCTGAGGAGCTGAGCGACAGCGCCGCCTCCGGCTACGACGAGAGCAAGACGCTGATCGAGCGCTGGCACGGCCGCGGCCGCCTGCACTACGCGGTGACGCCGCGCTTCGCCGCCACCAGCACGCCCGAGCAGCTCGATCTGGCCGCCCGCCTGCTGCGCGAGTATCCGGGACTCTACCTGCATACCCACCTGGCCGAGAACCAGGCGGAGATCGCGTGGGTGAAGGAGCTGTTCCCCGAGCGCAGCGGCTACCTGGACGTCTACGACCACCACGGCCTGCTCGGCGCACGCTCGGTGTTCGCCCACGCCATCCACCTGTGCGACGCCGAATGCCGGCGCCTGGGCGAAAGCGGCTCGGCGGTGGCCTTCTGCCCGACCTCCAACCTGTTTCTCGGCAGCGGGCTGTTCGACCTGGCGCGGATGGACGCCCACGGCGTGCGCGTCGGCCTGGGCACCGACATCGGCGCCGGCACCAGCTTCTCGGCGCTGGCCACCCTCGACGAGGCCTACAAGGTGCTGCAGCTGCAGGGCCAGCGGCTCGATCCATTCAGGGCGCTGTACTTGGCCACCCTCGGCGGCGCCCACGCGCTCTATCTGGACGAGCGGATCGGCAACCTGCTGCCGGGCAAGGACGCCGACTTCGTGGTCCTCGACCTCAAGGCCACCCCGCTGCTCGAACACCGCCTCGCGCAGTCGCAGAGCCTGGCGGAAACCCTGTTCGCCCTGACCATCCTCGGCGACGACCGCGCGGTGCGCGAGAGCTTCGCCGCCGGGGTATCGGTGCACCAGCGCTGAGGCGGGCTCAGGCCGACTCCCGCTCGGACTCTTCCGGCACGGCCTGGTTGGAGTAGAGCTCGAACTGCATGTTGGCGTAGTTGCTCGCACCGCTCAGGTCGGGGAACAGGGTCAGATGGTTGATGTTCATCTGCTCGAGGCCGCGCAGCACGCTGATCCGCTCGGCATTGGGCAGGTAGATCTTCTTGAGGATGGCCTTCTTCGCGCCAGCGAATTCCTGGGCGATCAGCGACTCCAGCTCCTCGCCGGACTCCGAGAACGAGAACAGGCCGTTCTGGCCGAGGACCCGCGCATTCTCGTCGGAGTTGGGCGTATAGAAGCGCACCGTCTTCGCCAGGTTCGGACAGCGCTCGACCTCGTTCTTGTTCAGCGACACGATGATGCGCTTGCGGGTGTCGTCCTTGCCGGTATTGGCGAAGGCGAAGAAAGCCGCGGTATAG
This genomic window contains:
- the xdhB gene encoding xanthine dehydrogenase molybdopterin binding subunit, whose protein sequence is MSDSPAFDPQAEFRSALHSGVGQPVPHESATRHVSGAAQYVDDRLEFPNQLHVYARLSDRPHARILGIDTAPCYTVPGVAIVITSQDVPGALDIGAVLPGDPLLAEGVVEYVGQPVLAVAADSLEAARAAAALARIDYEDLEPLLDIEEALRRQQFVAPSHTQQRGDAEAALANAPHRLAGRLRSGGQEHFYLETQACAVLPTEDGGMLVHSSTQNPSEIQKLVARVLGVALHKVEVDTRRMGGGFGGKETQAAGPACLCAVIARLTGRPVKMRLPRREDMLMTGKRHPFLSDYEVGFDADGRLHGVRIELAADCGYSPDLSSAIVDRAMFHADNAYYLGDAQVTGHRCRTNHASNTAFRGFGGPQGMLVIEEIIERIARQLGLDPLAVRKRNYYDTDSRNVTHYHQTVEHNVLHEMTAELEASCEYARRRAEIRAFNERSPVLKKGLALTPVKFGISFTSSFLNQAGALVHVYTDGSIHLNHGGTEMGQGLNTKVAQVVAEVFQVEIGRIQITATNTAKVPNTSPTAASSGADLNGKAAQAAALTIRQRLVEFAARHWQEPEEAIEFRGGRVRVGALEIELAELARAAHMGQVSLSATGFYRTPKIHYDREQARGRPFYYFAFGVACAEVVIDTLTGEHRLLRADILHDVGASLNPAIDIGQVEGGFVQSMGWLTCEELVWDERGRLLTAGPSTYKIPTAGDVPADLRVKLVENRRNPEDTVFHSKAVGEPPFMLGISVWCAIKDAIASLADYCLHAELDAPATPERVLWAIEKIREARP
- a CDS encoding FRG domain-containing protein, producing MSNGQQPRWTSSRIRDGIEEIHIRKWNFFIDYIQEAFSPGCGWVHRGHRKDYYKLESTIDRKIADKSKTEELRRQQLERFKMAIRGKRGANPPQYEEPLEWWALGQHFELLTPLLDWTHSPYTAAFFAFANTGKDDTRKRIIVSLNKNEVERCPNLAKTVRFYTPNSDENARVLGQNGLFSFSESGEELESLIAQEFAGAKKAILKKIYLPNAERISVLRGLEQMNINHLTLFPDLSGASNYANMQFELYSNQAVPEESERESA
- the guaD gene encoding guanine deaminase, with translation MHAYRAALLHCLADPCEVGDAACQYFADGLLVVAAGKVAQIGDAAELLPQLPAGVPVSEYRDALIVPGFVDTHIHFPQVGVIGSCGAQLLDWLQTYTFPAEARFADPQHAREQAAFFLQELLRNGTTTALVFCTVHPQSVDAFFVEAERLGLRMIAGKVLMDRNAPEELSDSAASGYDESKTLIERWHGRGRLHYAVTPRFAATSTPEQLDLAARLLREYPGLYLHTHLAENQAEIAWVKELFPERSGYLDVYDHHGLLGARSVFAHAIHLCDAECRRLGESGSAVAFCPTSNLFLGSGLFDLARMDAHGVRVGLGTDIGAGTSFSALATLDEAYKVLQLQGQRLDPFRALYLATLGGAHALYLDERIGNLLPGKDADFVVLDLKATPLLEHRLAQSQSLAETLFALTILGDDRAVRESFAAGVSVHQR
- a CDS encoding amino acid permease, producing the protein MDTHPHSGELQRSLKNRHIQLIALGGAIGTGLFLGSAGVLQTAGPSMILGYAIAGFIAFLIMRQLGEMIVEEPVAGSFSHFAHKYWGGYAGFLSGWNYWVLYILVGMAELTAVGKYIQFWWPEVPTWATAAAFFVLINAINLTNVKMFGEAEFWFAIIKVVAIIGMIVLGLYLLLSGAGGEQAAVSNLWAHGGFFPNGVGGLVMALAFIMFSFGGLELVGITAAEAAEPRKVIPKAINQVVYRILIFYVGALTVLLCLYPWDALLQTLSAAGDPYSSSPFVKIFALIGSDAAANILNFVVLTAALSVYNSGVYCNSRMLYGLAEQGDAPRVFMRLNRRGVPVLAIAVSALITLLCVLVNYLLPKGALEILMSLVVAALVINWAMISYSHLKFRASKVREGVQLGFPAFWYPFANYLCLAFVLLILGVMLQIPGINLSVYAIPVWLLLIWGGYRLKLALARR
- the xdhC gene encoding xanthine dehydrogenase accessory protein XdhC, translating into MNGWIDALAELHRRGEPCVLVTVVEERGSTPRSAGAKMLVSGERAWDSIGGGHLEYRAMQIARDMLERSAQAPQLERFSLGASLGQCCGGATLLLFEPLGQPRARIALFGAGHVGRALAPLLAALPCQLRWIDAREGEFPAEIPPGVERVVNDEPLEEVERMPPGSHFIVMTHDHALDLALAEAILRRGDFAWCGLIGSQTKRARFEHRLRERGIAAGPLARLRCPIGLPQVQGKLPMEIAIAVAGEIIASYNGEQRSGLTLPVRAEEHPA
- the xdhA gene encoding xanthine dehydrogenase small subunit — its product is MIQFLLNREPCRIERLDPNLTVLRWLREQRRRTGSKEGCASGDCGACSVVIGERVVDDTGFERLRYRAINACITLLASLHGKQLLTVEDLQQGEHLHPVQRALVDCHASQCGFCTPGIVMSLFAQYKSAAGFEPEQACSALAGNLCRCTGYRPILAAAEQALGQGGADQFSAHEADILAQLAAIGAQDSAELEGDGARCRLPRDLDELATLYAANPEARLLAGGTDLVLEITQQHRHLPLIIHLGQVEELRTIVVDEAALDIGAAVPLSDCAPLLAADYPDFGALLGHFASTQIRNQATLGGNLGNASPVGDCAPLLIALGASLLLRQGQRRRMLALEDFFLDYRVTALEPGEFIERILVPRPQADQLFRAFKVSKRRDDDISAVCAAVHLQIDGGLVREARIAFGGMAAIPKRGSLCEQALLGHPWSETAVERAATALEQDFAPLDDLRASRAYRLRVAQNLLRKAWLETSQPDLPTRVTDHV
- a CDS encoding sodium-dependent transporter; translated protein: MSREKPKNLWQSRWGFILAATGSAVGLGNIWKFPYITGEYGGGAFVLMYLACILAIGIPVMMTEIALGRRGRGSPIDAIARVARENGSHPLWKAVGGMAMLCGFMILCFYVVVAGWAFAYTWKMVDGSLAATSVDALAGVFEAHNANPWQLGGWSIVVSLLTIWIVGKGVQAGVEKAFRWMMPGLAVMLLVLVGYSWTSGSFSQGFDFLFTFDASKITGEALLAALGHAFFTLSLASGAILTYGSYLPDGQSITRTSIVVAIADTCVALLAGLAIFPVIFANGMSPSAGPGLIFMSLPLAFQQMPLGTVFGVLFFAMVSVAALTSAISMIEAVVAYLNEKHGISRGRAAIGSGVVLLVISLLAMLSFNVGAEWKLFGTTLFDGLDYVTSRWMMPLGGILMVILAGYCLRSDIMRDELQLPNAGYALWLFMVRYVSPVMIVMVFLHALGWLGFDPLERWYWIAGAIGALAVLGEAFVPRVRLELAAR